One window from the genome of Oryza glaberrima chromosome 3, OglaRS2, whole genome shotgun sequence encodes:
- the LOC127768728 gene encoding geraniol 8-hydroxylase-like — MELLLLYAPCVILLVSSLYLLRLFSDARRNLPPGPRPLPLVGNLLELGAKPHRSLARLAERHGPLMTLRLGAVTTIVASSPDAARDILQRHDAAFSTRPVPDIVRACGHDRFAMPWLPPSSPQWRALRTVCSAELFAPRRLDAQQRLRREKARRLVSHVARMAREGAAVDVRRVVFTTLLNMLSCTLFSADLADLDEGRAGSAGELADTVAEFAGTVGVPNVVDYFPAVAAFDPQRLRRRLSRVFTRLFAEFDEQIERRMRERDAGEPPKNDFLDVLLDYRTTEDGRQFDRQTLRSRFTDLFSAGSDTSAVTVEWAMAQLLQSPSSMMKAREELTRVIGSKPEIDESDIDSLEYLQAVVKETFRLHPPAPLLLSHRAETDTEIGGYTVPKGATVMVNIWAIGRDSKVWFEPDKFIPERFLQKEVDFRGRDFELIPFGSGRRICPGLPLAVRMVYLMLASLLHRFEWRLPPEVERNGVNMEEKFGVVMTLATPLQAIATPI, encoded by the exons ATGGAGCTCCTGCTCCTGTATGCGCCGTGTGTTATTCTCCTCGTCTCCTCCCTGTACCTTCTCCGGCTCTTCTCTGACGCTCGCCGCAACCTGCCGCCGGGTccccgcccgctgccgctcgtCGGCAACCTCCTCGAGCTCGGTGCCAAGCCACACCGCTCCCTGGCACGCCTCGCGGAGCGCCACGGCCCGCTCATGACGCTCCGCCTCGGCGCCGTCACCACCATCGTCGCGTCCTCACCGGACGCCGCCCGAGACATCCTCcagcgccacgacgccgccttCTCGACGCGCCCTGTTCCGGACATCGTCCGGGCGTGCGGGCACGACAGGTTTGCCATGCCCTGGCTCCCTCCCAGCAGCCCCCAGTGGCGCGCCCTCCGCACGGTGTGCTCCGCGGAGCTcttcgcgccgcgccgcctcgacgcgcagcagcgcctccgccgcgagAAGGCGCGCCGGCTCGTGTCGCACGTCGCGAGGATGGCGCGCGAGGGCGCGGCCGTCGACGTCCGCCGCGTCGTGTTCACGACCTTGCTGAACATGCTCTCCTGCACGCTGTTCTCGGccgacctcgccgacctcgacgAGGGACGCGCCGGATCGGCGGGGGAGTTAGCGGACACGGTCGCAGAGTTCGCGGGCACCGTCGGTGTCCCGAACGTGGTGGACTACTTCCCGGCGGTCGCGGCGTTCGACCCGCAGCGGCTGCGGAGGCGGCTGTCGAGGGTGTTCACGCGACTGTTCGCTGAGTTCGACGAGCAGATCGAGCGGCGCATGCGGGAGCGCGACGCGGGTGAGCCGCCCAAGAATGACTTCCTGGACGTGCTGCTCGACTACCGCACGACGGAGGATGGCCGGCAGTTCGACCGGCAAACGCTACGGTCACGGTTTACG GATTTGTTTAGCGCGGGGAGTGATACAAGCGCGGTAACTGTAGAATGGGCAATGGCTCAGCTGCTACAAAGCCCATCATCCATGATGAAAGCTCGGGAGGAGCTTACTCGAGTGATTGGCTCCAAACCAGAAATCGACGAATCCGACATCGACAGCCTCGAGTACCTTCAGGCCGTCGTGAAAGAGACTTTCCGGCTCCATCCTCCCGCGCCGTTGCTGCTCTCTCACCGAGCCGAGACGGACACAGAGATCGGAGGCTACACGGTGCCCAAGGGCGCGACCGTTATGGTGAATATTTGGGCGATTGGCCGAGATAGCAAGGTGTGGTTTGAGCCTGACAAGTTCATCCCGGAGAGGTTCCTGCAGAAAGAGGTGGATTTCCGCGGTCGCGACTTCGAGCTGATTCCATTTGGCTCCGGCCGAAGGATCTGTCCCGGGTTGCCGCTGGCTGTTCGCATGGTGTATCTGATGCTCGCATCGTTGCTGCACCGGTTTGAGTGGAGGCTTCCGCCGGAGGTTGAGAGGAACGGGGTGAACATGGAGGAGAAATTTGGGGTCGTAATGACGTTGGCTACGCCCCTCCAAGCTATTGCTACACCAATTTGA
- the LOC127768120 gene encoding enolase 2: MAATIQSVKARQIFDSRGNPTVEVDICCSDGTFARAAVPSGASTGVYEALELRDGGSDYLGKGVLKAVDNVNSIIGPALIGKDPTEQTVIDNFMVQQLDGTKNEWGWCKQKLGANAILAVSLALCKAGAIIKKIPLYQHIANLAGNKQLVLPVPAFNVINGGSHAGNKLAMQEFMILPTGASSFKEAMKMGVEVYHTLKSVIKKKYGQDATNVGDEGGFAPNIQENKEGLELLKTAIEKAGYTGKVVIGMDVAASEFYTEDQTYDLNFKEENNDGSQKISGDSLKNVYKSFVSEYPIVSIEDPFDQDDWVHYAKMTEEIGDQVQIVGDDLLVTNPTRVAKAIKDKACNALLLKVNQIGSVTESIEAVKMSKRAGWGVMTSHRSGETEDTFIADLAVGLSTGQIKTGAPCRSERLAKYNQLLRIEEELGAAAVYAGAKFRAPVEPY, from the exons GTTGATATTTGCTGCTCGGATGGAACATTTGCGAGGGCTGCTGTGCCTAGCGGTGCATCTACTG GTGTATATGAAGCTTTGGAATTGAGGGATGGTGGCTCTGATTACTTGGGAAAGGGTGTCCTCAAG GCTGTTGACAATGTGAACTCTATTATTGGACCAGCATTGATCGGCAAG GACCCTACAGAACAGACTGTCATTGACAACTTCATGGTTCAGCAACTGGATGGAACCAAAAACGAGTGGGGCTGGTGCAAGCAAAAG CTTGGTGCTAATGCTATCCTGGCTGTCTCACTTGCTCTATGCAAAGCCGGAGCTATTATCAAGAAAATTCCGTTGTATCAA CACATTGCTAACCTTGCTGGTAACAAGCAACTTGTTTTGCCTGTGCCTGCTTTCAATGTCATCAATGGTGGATCACATGCTGGAAACAAGCTAGCTATGCAG GAGTTCATGATCCTCCCTACTGGTGCTTCATCTTTCAAGGAGGCTATGAAGATGGGTGTTGAAGTATACCATACCTTAAAG TCTGTTATCAAGAAGAAGTATGGGCAAGATGCTACTAATGTTGGTGATGAAGGTGGTTTTGCTCCAAACATTCAG GAAAACAAGGAGGGCCTTGAGCTTTTGAAGACTGCAATTGAAAAGGCTGGATACACTGGCAAG GTTGTCATTGGGATGGATGTTGCTGCTTCAGAGTTCTACACTGAGGACCAAACCTATGATCTTAACTTCAAGGAAGAG AACAATGACGGTTCCCAGAAGATATCTGGAGATAGCCTGAAGAATGTGTACAAGTCATTTGTTAGTGAATACCCAATTGTCTCGATCGAAGATCCATTTGATCAGGATGACTGGGTTCACTATGCTAAGATGACCGAAGAAATTGGAGATCAAGTGCAGATtgttggagatgatctcctTGTCACCAACCCAACT AGGGTAGCCAAGGCAATTAAGGACAAGGCCTGCAATGCTCTTCTCCTTAAG GTTAACCAAATTGGATCTGTTACTGAGAGCATTGAGGCTGTCAAGATGTCAAAACGTGCTGGCTGGGGTGTGATGACCAGTCACAGGAG TGGTGAAACTGAGGATACATTCATTGCTGATCTGGCAGTTGGTTTATCCACG GGCCAGATCAAGACTGGAGCTCCTTGCAGATCTGAGCGTCTTGCCAAGTACAACCAG CTTCTTAGGATCGAGGAGGAGCTTGGTGCTGCTGCCGTCTATGCCGGAGCCAAATTCCGTGCACCAGTGGAGCCCTACTAG
- the LOC127765917 gene encoding uncharacterized protein LOC127765917, which yields MLNSTVELIALWASSSSPSLLAFCVSHLIIALLLLAGSGAGAAPEISSRADGDRSLEADAVVQGREMNPGGHKGPVTGVNGRAEEWLVRAGDGDNVETLASENGRSAAREEEPAATDASQEKHGDDVELEDELMLRAEEFIRRMNRVWMAENLRVLC from the coding sequence ATGCTCAACTCCACCGTCGAGCTGATCGCGCTCTGGGCGTCTTCTTCCAGCCCGTCGCTGCTGGCATTCTGCGTCTCTCATCTCATaatcgctctcctcctcctcgccggcagcggcgcaGGCGCTGCCCCGGAGATCAGCAGCCGCGCTGACGGAGATCGCAGTTTGGAAGCTGATGCAGTGGTGCAAGGGAGGGAAATGAACCCTGGAGGACACAAGGGTCCCGTTACCGGCGTCAATGGCCGCGCGGAAGAATGGCTGGTGCGAGCAGGCGACGGGGACAACGTTGAGACACTGGCGAGCGAAAACGGCAGAAGTGCGGCACGAGAGGAAGAGCCTGCAGCTACGGATGCATCGCAAGAGAAGCACGGAGACGACGTGGAACTGGAAGACGAGCTTATGCTCCGAGCCGAAGAGTTCATTCGGCGGATGAACAGAGTCTGGATGGCAGAAAATTTGCGAGTTTTGTGTTGA